Proteins co-encoded in one Actinobacillus succinogenes 130Z genomic window:
- a CDS encoding rod shape-determining protein translates to MLFKKIRGLFSNDLSIDLGTANTLIYVKGQGIVLDEPSVVAIRQGRGGNKSIAAVGKDAKLMLGRTSNNITAIRPMKDGVIADFSVTEKMLQHFIKQVHSSNFLRPSPRVVICVPAGATQVERRAIKESAFGAGAREVHLIVEPMAAAIGAKLPVSTPTGSMVIDIGGGTTEIAVIALNGVAYSSSVRIGGDKFDEAIIAYVRRTFGSLIGESTAEHIKHAIGTAYIQEDDEILEMEVFGSNLAEGVPRAFTLTSRDVLEAIQQPLEGIVRAMRTALEECKPEHAADIYAHGMVLTGGGALLRNIDILLAKESGVPVVIADDPLTCVARGGGETLEMIDQYGADIFSED, encoded by the coding sequence ATGTTATTTAAAAAAATTCGCGGATTATTTTCAAATGATCTTTCTATCGATTTAGGTACGGCGAACACCCTGATTTATGTGAAGGGCCAAGGCATTGTATTGGACGAACCTTCGGTGGTAGCAATCCGTCAGGGACGCGGCGGCAATAAAAGTATCGCGGCGGTCGGTAAAGATGCAAAATTAATGTTAGGCCGTACATCAAACAACATTACGGCTATTCGCCCGATGAAAGACGGCGTAATTGCCGATTTTTCGGTGACTGAAAAAATGTTGCAACATTTCATCAAACAAGTTCACAGCAGCAACTTCCTGCGTCCGAGTCCGCGCGTCGTCATCTGCGTGCCGGCGGGAGCGACGCAAGTAGAGCGTCGTGCGATTAAAGAATCCGCTTTTGGCGCGGGTGCACGCGAAGTGCATTTGATTGTTGAACCGATGGCGGCGGCGATCGGGGCGAAATTACCGGTTTCTACACCGACGGGTTCGATGGTCATCGATATTGGCGGCGGTACGACGGAAATTGCGGTTATCGCATTAAACGGCGTAGCCTATTCTTCTTCCGTACGGATCGGCGGGGATAAATTCGACGAAGCGATTATTGCTTATGTGCGTCGTACCTTCGGTTCGTTGATCGGTGAATCTACGGCGGAGCATATTAAACATGCTATCGGTACCGCCTATATTCAGGAAGACGATGAAATTTTAGAGATGGAAGTGTTTGGCAGTAACCTGGCGGAAGGCGTACCGCGCGCCTTTACCCTGACTTCTCGAGATGTACTGGAAGCTATCCAACAACCGCTGGAAGGCATCGTCAGAGCGATGAGAACCGCATTGGAGGAATGTAAGCCGGAACATGCGGCGGATATTTATGCGCACGGTATGGTATTAACCGGCGGAGGTGCGTTGTTACGTAACATCGATATTTTATTAGCCAAGGAATCGGGGGTGCCGGTCGTTATTGCCGATGATCCGCTGACTTGTGTGGCGCGTGGCGGCGGTGAAACATTGGAAATGATCGATCAATACGGCGCAGATATTTTTAGCGAAGACTAA
- the torA gene encoding trimethylamine-N-oxide reductase TorA — MKEKINQKRRDFLKSSSLGVAGATLTGGSLTANLALAKDTAESQTVVTAAHWGPLGVVVENGKVVKSGAAIPPAIENELQSVVADQLYSEARVKYPMVRKGYLEGNGDRTLRGRDEWVRVSWEQAFELVAKEMKRVREKYGARGIFAGSYGWYSSGALHAARTLLHRYMNVTGGFVGTKGDYSTGAAQVIMPHVVGTIEVYEQQTSWEVLLESTDIIVLWGANPLTTMRIAWTSTDQKGIEYFKKFKQTDKRIICIDPVRNESCEYLGAEWIPVNTGTDVPLMLGIAHTLVSEDKHDKAFLQKYTRGYDKFEEYLLGKTDGQVKNAEWASGICGVSADVIKTLAHDFSTKRTMLMGGWGMQRQRHGEQSHWMMVTLAAMIGQIGLPGGGFGLSYHYSNGGVPTTTGGVLGSITANPSVAAGAKTWLDETSQYSFPLARLTDALLNPGKTIQYNGSEITYPEIKLIYWCGGNPYSHHQDTNLMVKAWQKPDTIIVNEINWTATARMADIVLPATTSYERNDLTMSGDYSMLNIFPMKQVVEPQFEAKNDFDIFAELAKRAGVEEQFTEGKTEMQWLKDFYQTAFTAARNASVTMPKFEQFWQENKPITFEASEKAKKWVRYEEFREDPLLNPLGTPSGKIEIFSETIAKMNYDDCKGYPSWMEPEEYAGNVTAEYPLALVTPHPYYRLHSQLAHTSLRQKYAVKDREPVLIHPDDAKSRSIADGDVVRIESPRGQVLAGAVVTDGVIKGTIALHEGAWYDPLNPGETEKPLCKNGCANVLTRDEGTSKLAQGNSPNTCIVQIEKYRGEVPEVTVFKQPKTVKS, encoded by the coding sequence ATGAAAGAAAAAATTAACCAAAAACGTCGCGATTTCTTGAAAAGTTCCTCTTTAGGTGTGGCAGGCGCAACGCTGACCGGCGGCAGTTTAACCGCTAATTTGGCACTGGCGAAAGACACGGCGGAATCGCAAACCGTGGTAACGGCCGCCCATTGGGGACCGCTCGGCGTAGTGGTGGAAAACGGTAAAGTGGTAAAATCCGGTGCGGCGATTCCGCCTGCGATCGAAAACGAGTTGCAATCTGTTGTCGCGGATCAGCTCTATAGCGAAGCCCGGGTGAAATATCCGATGGTGCGCAAAGGTTATTTAGAAGGGAATGGCGACCGCACTTTGCGCGGACGTGACGAATGGGTCCGCGTTTCCTGGGAGCAGGCATTCGAGCTCGTGGCGAAGGAAATGAAACGGGTGCGGGAGAAATACGGCGCAAGGGGGATTTTCGCCGGTTCTTACGGTTGGTACAGCTCCGGCGCTTTGCATGCCGCCCGTACGTTATTACACCGCTATATGAATGTTACCGGCGGTTTTGTCGGTACGAAAGGAGATTATTCTACCGGCGCCGCACAAGTTATTATGCCCCATGTAGTGGGAACGATTGAGGTGTACGAACAGCAAACCAGCTGGGAAGTGTTGCTGGAAAGTACCGACATTATCGTATTATGGGGAGCGAACCCGTTGACAACCATGCGTATCGCATGGACTTCAACGGATCAAAAAGGAATCGAATATTTCAAAAAATTCAAACAGACCGACAAACGGATTATCTGTATTGACCCGGTTCGAAACGAAAGCTGCGAATATCTGGGGGCAGAATGGATCCCGGTCAATACCGGAACGGATGTGCCGTTAATGTTGGGAATCGCTCACACTTTAGTCAGCGAAGATAAACACGATAAAGCCTTTTTGCAAAAATACACCCGCGGTTATGATAAATTTGAAGAATATCTATTGGGTAAAACGGACGGTCAGGTAAAAAATGCCGAATGGGCAAGCGGCATTTGCGGTGTGTCGGCAGATGTGATTAAAACGTTGGCTCATGACTTCAGTACAAAACGTACCATGCTGATGGGCGGTTGGGGCATGCAACGGCAACGTCACGGCGAACAGAGTCACTGGATGATGGTGACGTTAGCGGCTATGATTGGTCAAATCGGTTTGCCGGGCGGCGGTTTCGGTCTGAGTTATCATTATTCGAACGGCGGAGTTCCGACTACCACCGGCGGGGTGTTGGGATCCATTACGGCCAATCCGTCTGTCGCAGCGGGAGCAAAAACCTGGTTGGACGAAACATCGCAATATTCTTTCCCGTTGGCGCGTTTAACGGATGCCCTGTTAAATCCGGGGAAAACGATTCAATATAACGGTTCGGAAATAACCTATCCCGAAATCAAGTTGATTTACTGGTGCGGCGGCAATCCGTACAGCCATCATCAGGATACCAATTTAATGGTGAAAGCCTGGCAGAAACCGGACACGATTATTGTCAATGAAATAAACTGGACGGCGACGGCTCGTATGGCGGATATTGTTCTGCCGGCAACCACCAGCTATGAGCGTAACGATCTGACTATGTCCGGCGATTATTCGATGCTGAATATATTTCCGATGAAACAGGTTGTGGAACCTCAGTTTGAAGCAAAAAACGATTTTGATATATTCGCCGAATTGGCAAAACGTGCCGGCGTAGAAGAACAGTTCACCGAAGGCAAGACGGAAATGCAATGGCTGAAAGATTTTTATCAAACCGCTTTTACCGCAGCGCGTAATGCCAGTGTCACTATGCCGAAATTCGAACAATTCTGGCAGGAAAATAAACCGATTACTTTTGAAGCGTCGGAAAAAGCGAAAAAATGGGTACGTTACGAAGAATTCAGGGAAGATCCGTTGCTCAATCCGTTGGGTACGCCATCGGGTAAAATTGAGATTTTCTCCGAAACTATCGCTAAAATGAATTATGACGATTGCAAAGGTTATCCGAGCTGGATGGAACCGGAAGAATATGCCGGTAATGTTACGGCGGAATATCCGTTGGCTTTAGTCACTCCGCATCCGTACTACCGTTTGCACAGCCAACTTGCCCATACTTCACTGCGCCAGAAATATGCCGTTAAGGATCGCGAACCGGTGTTGATTCATCCGGATGACGCGAAATCCCGCAGTATTGCCGACGGCGACGTAGTACGTATTGAAAGTCCGCGCGGGCAAGTGCTGGCGGGCGCCGTGGTTACCGATGGCGTGATAAAAGGTACAATCGCACTGCACGAAGGCGCATGGTATGACCCGTTGAACCCGGGCGAAACGGAAAAGCCGCTGTGCAAAAACGGTTGCGCTAACGTGTTAACCCGTGACGAAGGTACGTCAAAGCTGGCGCAAGGTAATTCGCCGAATACCTGTATCGTTCAAATCGAGAAGTATCGGGGCGAGGTGCCGGAAGTAACGGTATTCAAGCAGCCTAAAACGGTAAAATCTTAA